In a genomic window of Tachysurus vachellii isolate PV-2020 chromosome 13, HZAU_Pvac_v1, whole genome shotgun sequence:
- the asb12b gene encoding ankyrin repeat and SOCS box protein 12b, which produces MMLDIFSKMSLMDITKIFSLLRPKEDEEDNCQQLNKAVAEDDDKHLADLLSQEQYRKCINSRSGWGIPSTPLKTAAAHGHLRCLELLLAYGAEVDTLDVKAQTPLFTAVSGKHLGCVSALLKAGADPNGSQYNNCSPVLTAAREGDVDILKELLYYGAETDVQAKIPVWASNATTCRGPLYIAAIYGHLECFKLLLLYGADPDYNCKDKKILARIKQSNTVLDTCLKYRCQSEYIKLLIDFGADVYIPMVITDKIREQDEGIMLVLRERVFPKTLMSQIRLAIRKYLSTAQKLDMIDLLDLPQMLKNYLKYTT; this is translated from the exons ATGATGCTGGACATTTTTTCCAAAATGAGCTTAATGGATATTACCAAGATTTTCTCTCTACTCCGGCCtaaagaggatgaagaagataACTGTCAGCAGTTAAATAAGGCCGTTGCTGAAGATGATGACAAACATCTGGCTGATTTGCTATCTCAAGAACAGTACAGGAAATGTATCAACAGCAGAAGTGGCTGGGGAATACCAAGTACACCACTAAAAACTGCAGCTGCTCATGGTCACCTCCGCTGTCTAGAGCTCCTTTTAGCCTATGGTGCTGAGGTGGACACCCTAGATGTAAAAGCCCAAACTCCACTTTTCACAGCTGTCAGTGGCAAACACCTTGGTTGTGTCTCTGCTTTGCTAAAAGCCGGAGCTGATCCTAATGGAAGTCAATATAACAACTGTTCCCCGGTGCTAACTGCAGCCAGAGAGGGAGATGTGGACATTCTGAAGGAGCTGCTTTATTATGGTGCTGAGACAGATGTCCAGGCCAAAATACCAGTTTGGGCATCCAATGCCACAACATGCCGAGGACCTCTCTACATTGCGGCCATTTATGGACACCTGGAGTGTTTCAAACTGCTGTTGCTATATGGTGCTGATCCAGACTACAACTGCAAGGACAAGAAAATACTGGCAAGGATCAAACAATCAAACACAGTGCTGGACACATGTCTCAAATATAGATGCCAATCGGAATACATTAAGCTCCTAATAGACTTCGGAGCCGATGTGTACATCCCAATGGTGATTACAGACAAAATTAGAGAGCAGGATGAGGGTATCATGCTGGTACTTAGAGAAAGAG ttttccccaaaacacTGATGTCTCAGATTCGGCTTGCAATACGGAAGTACCTTTCTACTGCACAAAAACTGGACATGATTGATTTGCTGGATCTTCCACAAATGCtgaaaaattatttgaaatataCTACATGA